TCACCCGCAGCGTCTTCAATCTCCTCTTCCAACCAGATCGGCTTCTCTACTTCGACCCGCCCGAATAGCTCGCGGCAGGTCTCAAGGTTCCGCACCTTTCGGGCCACGGCGACGCAACGGGAGGCCGCCGAAATAAGGAATACCAGGCCCGTTCCGAGGATCACGACGGCCATCAGGACCTCGATGAGGCTCAAGCCATCCCGGCTGCCGAACCGAAAGAAGCGGCGAATTCCCCCACGAAAGCGCGTGAGATTCATAGAAACTCGACCTTTGCGTCGCCGCTTAACCCGTCGACGCGCAGCCGCGCGCGCTTGCCGAGTTTATCTACCAGCTCAATCTCGAAGCCCTCCGCCATGCCGTTTGGAAAATAATTTACCCAGTAAATGTCCTGGAGCGACCGGGCTCCGGTTCGGGTGGTAAACGACGCGATGGAAATGTCCGCGGGCAGCGATTTTCGCAATTCGCTGCGGATGGCGGGTGC
This region of Kiritimatiellia bacterium genomic DNA includes:
- a CDS encoding prepilin-type N-terminal cleavage/methylation domain-containing protein, translated to MNLTRFRGGIRRFFRFGSRDGLSLIEVLMAVVILGTGLVFLISAASRCVAVARKVRNLETCRELFGRVEVEKPIWLEEEIEDAAGEGAFSGEYSSYRWRREVETVGDEKDGLWRVTTTIYWSERGRENSETVVTYVHWPKRN